The proteins below are encoded in one region of Rhizobacter sp.:
- a CDS encoding SET domain-containing protein encodes MPRLTVLAPEAAEVPPAAPARPRGVPADPQKFKLTVGPSTIDGQGVFAAEPIPARRKIGEVRGEPVSLQEAAARSRGQARIMMIAVSARRAIDASRSTDALRFINHSCRPNATLKLNQGRVEFYALRDIAPGDELTVNYGETHHQGRLRCRCGVAGCVGRL; translated from the coding sequence ATGCCCCGCCTCACCGTCCTCGCACCCGAAGCCGCCGAAGTGCCACCCGCCGCCCCAGCGCGCCCGCGCGGCGTGCCGGCCGACCCGCAGAAGTTCAAGCTGACGGTGGGCCCGAGCACGATCGACGGCCAGGGCGTGTTTGCCGCCGAGCCCATCCCGGCGCGGCGCAAGATCGGCGAGGTGCGCGGCGAGCCGGTGAGCCTGCAGGAAGCGGCGGCGCGCAGCCGCGGCCAGGCCCGCATCATGATGATCGCGGTGTCGGCACGGCGGGCGATCGACGCCTCGCGCTCGACCGACGCGCTGCGCTTCATCAACCATTCCTGCCGGCCCAACGCCACGCTCAAGCTCAACCAGGGGCGCGTGGAGTTCTATGCGCTGCGCGACATCGCGCCCGGCGACGAGCTGACGGTGAACTACGGCGAGACGCACCACCAGGGCCGCCTGCGTTGCCGGTGCGGGGTGGCGGGCTGCGTCGGCAGGCTGTGA